ATAAAGAAAGCCCCGCCCACTAACCCAAGATAAACACACATATTGAAAAAAACCGAACGACTTATTCATGCCTCCGGGTAGGGCTCTGCCGCTAAAGCAGCAGAATAAGCAAAAACAACTAACATTCCCCCCAAATAAATAAGAAATAAAATTAAAGCTAAAAAGGAGCCCCCTTCAACTATTAGAAATCCACACCCCGTACCTGCTACTAAGACTAAACCTAAAGCCGCAAAATAAGGTGAAGGGTGAGAGGCCACCAACACTAAACCTAGAATAATACTAATACAACATAACGTAATGATAATAATCATAATTCTTACCAGGAGTTTAACCAGGACCTGTGGCTCGAAAAGCCACTGTTGTATTCAACTATAAGAACCTTAATGGCAAGCTTACGCAAGTCTCACCCCCTCCTTAAAATCGCTAACAACGCAGTTGTTGACCTACCCGCCCCTTCCAATATTTCTGTTTGATGAAATTTTGGCTCTCTTTTAGGCCTATGCTTAATCTCCCAGCTAGCAACAGGACTATTTCTTGCAATACATTACACCTCAGACATTGCCACAGCCTTCTCATCCGTCGCTCACATCTGCCGAGATGTAAACTATGGCTGACTAATCCGCAACCTACACGCTAACGGAGCCTCTTTCTTTTTTATCTGTATCTATATGCATATTGGACGAGGCCTGTATTATGGCTCCTATCTATATAAAATTACATGAAATGTGGGGGTAGTCCTACTCCTTTTAACAATAGCAACTGCATTTGTAGGCT
This portion of the Synchiropus splendidus mitochondrion, complete genome genome encodes:
- the ND6 gene encoding NADH dehydrogenase subunit 6: MIIIITLCCISIILGLVLVASHPSPYFAALGLVLVAGTGCGFLMVEGGSFLALILFLIYLGGMLVVFAYSAALAAEPYPEAWMSRSVFFNMCVYLGLVGGAFFMLSGEFTVCWGGSDVSSGAEIIRGDMGGVALMYSWGGGMLVTSAWVLLLTLLVVLELTRGMSRGVLRAV